The genomic region GGCGGCCGCAGGCGGTCGCGGGCTACCAGTGGATGAGGCCGCCGACGAAGAGCGCCGTCACGGCGATCGCCACCACCAGAACCAGGACACCGACGCCCGTCCGCACGCCCTTCGAGAGGTGGTACGGATTGCCGGTCGTCTCCTCGTACGACCGCGCCTTGCGGTCGTGCTCGCTCCGCTCGTTCCGGTCGCGGCCGCTTTCGCTCTGGTGCGTCATCACGCGGTGCTCGGGCCGACCCAGAGGTTGATCTCGCTCTCCGTCGCATGCCGGTCTATCTCGCTCAACTCGTCCGGGTCGAGATCGAGCCGCTCGAGCGCCCGCAGGCTGTCCTCCAGCTGCGCGACCGAGCTCGCCCCCACGACCGTCGAGGTCACCCGCGGGTCGCGGAGGACCCAGGCGATCGCCATCTGGGCGAGCGATTGGCCACGCCTCCGCGCGATCTCGTTGAGCGCCCGGACCTTGGCGAGGTTCGCCTCGCTGAGCATGTCGGAGGAGAAGGAGCTGCCGCGCGTCGCCCGCGAGGCGGCCGGTATGCCGGAGAGGTAGCGGTCCGTCAGGAGGCCCTGGGCGAGCGGTGAGAACGCGATGCAGCCCACGCCCTCGCGGCCGAGGACGTCCACGAGGCCACCCTCCACCCAGCGGTTGAGCATCGAGTACGAGGGCTGGTGGATGAGCAATGGCGTGCCGAGCGCGCGGAGGATCGCGATCGCCTCCTGGGTCCGCTCGGCCGAGTACGACGAGATGCCGACGTAACGCGCCTTGCCCGCGCGGACCGCCGCATCGAGCGCGCCCATCGTCTCCTCGAGCGGCGTGTCCGCGTCGAACCGGTGCGAGTAGAAGATGTCAACGTAGTCGAGGCCCATCCGGGCGAGGCTCTGGTCGAGACTCGCGAGGAGGTACTTGCGCGAGCCGAGGAAGCCGTACGGCCCCGACCACATGTCCCAGCCGGCCTTGGTGGAGATGACGAGCTCATCGCGGTAGGGCCGCAGGTCGGAGGCGAGGATCCGGCCGAAGTTCTCCTCCGCCGAGCCGTACGGCGGGCCGTAGTTGTTGGCGAGGTCGAAATGGGTGACACCCAGGTCGAAGGCGCGCCGCACGATCGCCCGCTGCGTGGCGAGCGGCCGGTCCTCTCCGAAGTTGTGCCACAGGCCGAGCGAGATGGCCGGCAGGTCCAGGCCGCTTCGGCCGGTCCGGCGATAGGTCAT from Chloroflexota bacterium harbors:
- the mgrA gene encoding L-glyceraldehyde 3-phosphate reductase, producing MVDLPATERPPFVAAHDRYASMTYRRTGRSGLDLPAISLGLWHNFGEDRPLATQRAIVRRAFDLGVTHFDLANNYGPPYGSAEENFGRILASDLRPYRDELVISTKAGWDMWSGPYGFLGSRKYLLASLDQSLARMGLDYVDIFYSHRFDADTPLEETMGALDAAVRAGKARYVGISSYSAERTQEAIAILRALGTPLLIHQPSYSMLNRWVEGGLVDVLGREGVGCIAFSPLAQGLLTDRYLSGIPAASRATRGSSFSSDMLSEANLAKVRALNEIARRRGQSLAQMAIAWVLRDPRVTSTVVGASSVAQLEDSLRALERLDLDPDELSEIDRHATESEINLWVGPSTA